A section of the Trichomycterus rosablanca isolate fTriRos1 chromosome 6, fTriRos1.hap1, whole genome shotgun sequence genome encodes:
- the atg9a gene encoding autophagy-related protein 9A, with protein MAHFDTEYQRLEASYSDSPPGEENLLVHVPEGSKSHWHHIENLDLFFQRVYNLHQKNGFTCMLLGEIFELVQLVFVVTFTVFLANCVDYDILFANKFFNHTDSSKVTLPDAFLPVDVCRSRIRDNILVMFILVISGVFWLHRLVKFIYNVCCYWEIRSFYINALKMSMADIPYFTWQEVQARIIEIQKEHQICIHKKELTELDIYHRILRFKNYMVAMVNKSLLPIRFRLPLLADCVFYTRGLKYNFELIFFWGPGSLFGNEWSLKSEYKRGGNRLELADRLSSRILWIGIANLLLCPVILIWQILYAFFSYTEVIKREPGSLGARCWSLYGRCYLRHFNELDHELMSRLSKGYKASSKYMNCFMSPLLTVVAKNVAFFAGSLLAVLIALTIYDEDVLAVEHVLSSITLLGVCITICRSFIPDKHMVFCPEQLLKVILAHIHYMPDHWQGNAHRYETRDEFSQLFQYKAVFILEELLSPVITPFILIFCLRRKSLEIIDFFRNFTVEVVGVGDTCSFAQMDVRQHGHPAWMSAGKTEASIYQQAEDGKTELSLMHFAITNPQWQPPRESTHFISQLKEKVHRETTAGQQGNVPENLTSLQSESEPRSLVANLLAGPPSLASIHLGRDGSIINHFSMGMSEGASALRSLSPLSTSVHLRASYPSTRLPRPDHPAVAAGRAMAGSNTDARTVSSGSSAWEGQLTSMVLSEYASTEMSIHALYMHEMHKQQSRGEISRHTWHREESDESSEDVHDDTETTRNLPRSNTFPINTTANQQGTALHSSMQRQYGGTTDSLSGGHRVQRMARMPMGGWAEAPVPEEGSEDDLPPHVHKVT; from the exons ATGGCCCACTTCGATACAGAGTACCAGCGCCTGGAGGCGTCCTACAGTGACTCGCCTCCAGGAGAGGAGAATCTGTTGGTGCATGTACCAGAGGGTTCGAAAT CTCACTGGCATCACATAGAAAACCTGGATCTCTTTTTCCAGAGA GTTTATAATCTCCACCAGAAGAATGGATTTACTTGCATGCTTTTGGGAGAAATCTTTGAGCTTGT GCAATTGGTTTTTGTGGTCAcgtttacagtatttctggcCAACTGCGTTGACTATGACATCCTTTTTGCAAACAAATTTTTCAATCACACTGACTCTTCTAAGGTGACCCTTCCTGATGCTTTTCTTCCAGTGGATGTCTGTCGTTCTCG GATCCGTGATAATATCTTGGTTATGTTCATTCTTGTGATATCTGGAGTGTTCTGGCTCCATCGCTTGGTAAAATTTATCTACAATGTCTGCTGCTACTGGGAGATCAGATCATTCTACATCaatgctttaaaaatgtcaatG GCGGACATTCCTTATTTCACCTGGCAGGAGGTGCAGGCACGAATTATTGAGATCCAAAAAGAGCATCAGATCTGCATTCACAAAAAAGAACTGACAGAACTAGACATCTACCACCGCATTCTGCGCTTTAAGAACTATATGGTTGCCATGGTGAACAAATCCTTGTTGCCCATCCGTTTCCGTTTGCCTTTGCTGGCCGACTGCGTTTTTTACACCCGCGGCCTCAAGTACAACTTTGAGCTGATCTTTTTCTGGGGTCCTGGCTCTCTCTTTGGGAATGAATGGAGTCTCAAATCAGAATACAAGCGTGGAGGAAATCGTCTAGAGCTGGCAGATCGCCTAAGCTCGAGGATATTGTGGATCGGCATTGCAAACCTGCTCTTGTGCCCTGTCATTCTAATCTGGCAGATTCTTTATGCATTCTTCAGCTATACAGAGGTGATCAAGCGCGAGCCAGGCAGTCTGGGGGCGCGCTGCTGGTCTCTTTACGGCCGCTGTTACTTGCGTCACTTTAATGagcttgaccatgagcttatgtCACGGCTTAGCAAGGGCTACAAGGCGTCATCCAAGTATATGAACTGCTTCATGTCACCTCTGCTCACGGTGGTGGCCAAGAATGTAGCCTTTTTTGCTGGCTCCTTATTAGCTGTGCTTATTGCATTGACCATCTATGATGAGGATGTGTTAGCTGTGGAGCATGTGCTCAGCAGTATCACACTCCTGGGGGTTTGCATTACAATCTGCAG GTCATTTATTCCTGACAAGCATATGGTGTTTTGCCCAGAACAGCTGCTCAAAGTGATTCTAGCACACATTCACTACATGCCGGACCACTGGCAAGGCAATGCCCATCGCTATGAGACCAGAGACGAGTTTTCCCAGCTATTCCAATATAAAGCA GTATTTATTCTAGAGGAGCTACTCAGCCCTGTCATCACTCCATTCATCCTAATTTTCTGTCTACGCCGCAAATCTCTCGAGATCATCGACTTTTTCCGGAATTTCACTGTTGAGGTGGTGGGAGTGGGTGATACCTGCTCTTTTGCACAGATGGACGTCCGTCAACATGGACATCCGGCT TGGATGTCTGCTGGGAAAACTGAAGCCTCAATCTACCAGCAGGCAGAGGATGGAAAGACAGAGCTGTCCCTTATGCACTTTGCCATCACTAATCCACAATGGCAGCCACCGCGAGAGAGcacccattttatcagccagcTAAAAGAGAAAGTGCACCGTGAGACCACTGCAGGACAACAAGGGAATGTACCAGAGAATCTCACTTCTTTACAGTCTGAGTCTGAG CCCCGAAGTCTCGTCGCAAACCTCCTGGCTGGCCCGCCGTCCTTGGCCTCAATCCACCTGGGTCGAGATGGTTCCATAATCAATCACTTTTCAATGGGAATGAGCGAGGGTGCATCAGCTCTGCGGTCTCTCTCCCCTCTCAGCACAAGCGTGCATCTGCGAGCCAGTTACCCATCCACCAGGCTGCCCCGACCGGATCACCCTGCAGTGGCGGCAGGCAGAGCTATGGCAGGCTCAAA CACCGATGCCCGCACTGTCAGTTCTGGCAGCAGTGCTTGGGAAGGTCAGCTAACCAGCATGGTCCTATCAGAGTATGCCTCCACTGAGATGAGCATTCATGCCCTCTACATGCATGAG ATGCACAAGCAGCAGTCTCGCGGTGAGATCTCGCGCCACACATGGCACAGGGAGGAAAGCGATGAGAGCAGTGAAGATGTTCATGATGACACAGAGACAACGCGCAACCTGCCACGCTCTAACACCTTCCCCATCAACACAACTGCCAACCAACAAGGGACAGCACTCCACAGCAGTATGCAGCGCCAGTACGGGGGAACTACTG ATTCCCTAAGCGGGGGCCATCGGGTTCAGAGGATGGCACGGATGCCAATGGGTGGTTGGGCAGAGGCACCTGTACCAGAGGAGGGTTCTGAAGATGATCTACCACCACATGTTCATAAG gtgacaTAA